The following are from one region of the Pseudodesulfovibrio piezophilus C1TLV30 genome:
- a CDS encoding integrase, which yields MATVTIATRSLKKGKAYVIHFNNPETDRKEYHKTLRRKDLAQEEANRLRTLLDSGRLPTKETRQPKQQSLPTFGQAALLCRDEWDRKLGEGKISQASHAGYGYLLAPVLKGWKHTLLHDLKEETIRDYRIGIAAQTKAKLVAKGEKGKNCNVLANRRLFVIKQVFAQAAKQGLIEKNIARDIPYLSEKASERKKAQKPLEIEKLLAAAHQRRAKHYLPLAILLAVEHGCSTQEVLSLKWANVDLAENHITFHRTKNGVTRTHRIMPRTRKALEARLEHVTRHREKRGVATKGDFVIGNMDGTPFRSIKAAWEGLCKDHDFDDLHFHDHRHTYCTNMLKAGCTLKETNVMIGHKTLRMTDRYSHLEGVLEDGPQDRLAARYAMTGTENSRSEAADT from the coding sequence ATGGCTACTGTCACCATCGCGACCCGTTCGCTGAAAAAGGGAAAAGCGTACGTCATTCACTTCAACAACCCGGAAACGGACAGGAAGGAATACCACAAGACGCTAAGACGGAAAGACCTGGCCCAGGAAGAAGCCAACCGGCTTCGCACCCTGCTCGACAGTGGCAGATTGCCGACCAAGGAAACTCGGCAACCGAAGCAGCAGTCCCTGCCCACTTTTGGGCAAGCTGCCCTGCTGTGTCGGGACGAATGGGACCGAAAGCTCGGGGAAGGAAAGATATCCCAGGCGAGCCATGCCGGGTACGGCTACCTGCTGGCCCCGGTCCTGAAGGGATGGAAGCACACCCTGCTCCATGACCTCAAGGAGGAGACCATTCGAGATTACCGCATCGGCATCGCCGCACAGACCAAGGCGAAGCTTGTGGCCAAGGGCGAAAAAGGCAAGAACTGCAACGTGTTGGCGAACCGCCGATTGTTTGTCATCAAGCAAGTGTTCGCACAGGCCGCGAAGCAGGGTTTGATCGAAAAAAACATTGCGCGGGACATCCCATACTTGTCGGAGAAGGCCAGTGAGCGCAAGAAGGCCCAGAAGCCCCTCGAAATCGAGAAGCTGCTGGCAGCGGCCCATCAGCGCAGGGCGAAGCACTACTTGCCCCTGGCGATCCTGCTGGCGGTCGAGCACGGGTGCAGCACCCAGGAAGTCCTCAGCCTCAAGTGGGCCAATGTCGACCTTGCGGAAAACCACATCACGTTCCACCGCACCAAAAACGGGGTGACCCGAACCCACCGGATTATGCCCCGCACCCGCAAAGCACTCGAAGCTCGTTTGGAGCATGTGACCCGACACCGAGAAAAACGGGGCGTGGCGACCAAGGGCGATTTCGTAATCGGCAACATGGACGGCACCCCGTTCAGGTCCATCAAGGCCGCGTGGGAAGGGCTGTGCAAAGACCACGACTTCGACGACCTGCACTTCCACGATCACCGCCACACCTATTGCACGAACATGCTGAAGGCAGGCTGCACGCTCAAGGAGACCAACGTCATGATCGGGCACAAGACCCTGCGCATGACGGACCGGTACAGCCACCTTGAAGGCGTGTTGGAAGACGGTCCGCAAGATCGTCTGGCCGCGCGCTACGCCATGACCGGCACCGAAAACAGTCGGTCGGAAGCGGCGGACACATAG
- a CDS encoding helix-turn-helix domain-containing protein translates to MSDASTLLTIREVACFLRVHRATISRLIQSGALGHIAIGSRKLVLKTDLQAFIENRRSLAANSPKGE, encoded by the coding sequence ATGTCCGATGCATCGACTCTTTTGACCATCAGGGAAGTCGCCTGCTTTTTGCGGGTCCACCGTGCGACCATTTCGCGTCTGATTCAGTCTGGCGCCTTGGGTCATATCGCGATAGGATCACGAAAGCTGGTTCTGAAAACAGACCTGCAAGCGTTCATTGAAAATCGAAGAAGCTTGGCGGCGAACAGTCCGAAGGGAGAATAG
- a CDS encoding site-specific integrase: protein MRKSDSLKYGINRATLSGPKSKQHRIRQTAQHFVKVLRQANLGAQKWTKVTNKHFQRVADAMRADGVGDGRIAEVFSAARHICRAYGNNHISKNNAIFGVRRGSIANATSRAVSPEVIQDTLTRMRNDTSYPQAGRAAAQIELMYELGLRREESAKLDLPNDWNRDEHSLLVQYGTKGGRPRALLNLSPMQEAALERAQEYVSPSDRKGVNNLMPEHMGDNWLHRLDYAARKHGLTGKDAGGTLHGLRHERFHQIYVEHTGFEPPNQHDDVQVFQAAAYDAAGEKWPRLDNEARDEIEDTAGHSAGRRDVSNAYLGSSY, encoded by the coding sequence ATGAGAAAATCCGACAGCCTCAAGTATGGGATCAACCGGGCAACCTTGTCCGGCCCGAAATCGAAACAGCACCGAATCCGCCAGACGGCCCAACATTTCGTCAAGGTCTTGCGCCAGGCGAACCTGGGAGCCCAGAAGTGGACCAAGGTGACCAACAAACATTTCCAGCGTGTGGCGGACGCCATGCGTGCGGACGGCGTGGGTGACGGCAGGATTGCCGAAGTCTTCAGCGCCGCGCGCCATATCTGCCGTGCATACGGAAATAACCACATCAGCAAGAACAACGCGATCTTCGGGGTCAGACGCGGGTCTATCGCCAATGCGACATCCCGTGCAGTGAGCCCGGAAGTCATCCAAGACACCCTGACCCGCATGCGGAACGACACGTCGTATCCGCAGGCGGGTCGGGCAGCGGCACAAATCGAGCTAATGTATGAGCTCGGGCTGCGTCGGGAAGAATCGGCCAAGCTGGACTTGCCCAATGACTGGAATCGCGACGAGCACAGTCTGCTTGTCCAGTACGGGACCAAAGGCGGCAGACCAAGAGCCTTGCTCAACCTGTCGCCCATGCAAGAAGCAGCCCTTGAACGGGCGCAGGAATATGTGTCCCCTTCAGACAGGAAAGGCGTCAACAACCTCATGCCCGAGCATATGGGCGACAACTGGCTGCATCGGTTGGACTATGCGGCCAGAAAACACGGTCTGACCGGCAAAGACGCAGGGGGAACCCTGCACGGTCTCCGTCACGAGCGCTTCCACCAAATATACGTGGAGCATACTGGCTTTGAACCGCCCAACCAGCACGACGACGTTCAGGTGTTTCAAGCAGCAGCATACGATGCCGCCGGGGAAAAATGGCCCCGGCTCGACAATGAAGCACGTGATGAGATCGAAGACACGGCAGGACATTCTGCCGGAAGACGTGACGTATCGAACGCCTATCTTGGCAGTTCCTATTAG
- a CDS encoding DUF3320 domain-containing protein: protein MNTNSTLTLVISAAECINFASAQNSVPILRSIQIRNTSDVPVENITLELTPHPPFCRNKTWTIDRIHANSDISLSDLRLEYDFAFFDGLNEAERGQLTFRLRQNEAALGEQILPIRLLARDEWGGLGEMASILAAFVSPNDPVVAKVCKRASILLEKGGHNGALNGYQDQNPKRAYMLAAGIWSAITEKALSYAQPPASFESRGQKVRGPRRIHDEGLVTCLDSSLLFAGALEAAGLNPVIIFTKGHAFTGVWLADKPLPSIEEPDVVELRKAIAAREFEAFETTLVTSRPVAGFTQAVQNARVKLNEKYEIDFKRAVDIRRARFAGVTPLAAHHVEESSKEAAEEVAPAALPPEPDFGMLPGEVIDETPQTPQDRIDRWQRKLLDLTLRNRLLNFKDTKQTIPVLCPDLPRLEDMLADGSRFRVISLKDENPVGARDPELYQQQYGKDIHEEFAKDALERKQLCIDLTGNEMRNRLITLFRKANSELAEGGANTLYLAAGFLRWKKTENDPTLYRAPILLLPVSLKRRSAKSDFYLAHHEDDIRINSTLLQFLQRDFGLRVPSLEGELPKDESGIDVPLVFSLMRQAVRDIPGFEVVEEEAAFSTFSFAKYLMWKDLVDRTEDLRNNRLVKHLIDSPETPFVQACDGPCLPLPNEIDKKIPLHDLLTPLPADSSQLAAVVAAMNGHDFVVIGPPGTGKSQTIANMIAQCLSVGKRVLFVAEKSAALDVVYRRLKAYGLGDVCLELHSNKSDRKRVLAQLGAAWERSEKYATDSWDRATSQLEAARDQLNRYVEQLHAPGSHGFSVFQAIGVVAGHRPRFTLTFDNLNAHDPGMFARLEETAIRADRIHAIVRDCKGFDSIDAEEWTFSWQNSLIEHAESILATIPQLKETADALAHKIGLPNAEETNLERIKQLNRFHEVCRIASGQDYSKVVDAELGRLEEAAASLAAAITIIRQARSNLTASYENAELKRIPVDDIDRQWREANAKMWPLSAFGRRRIGKLLQSYAADGKVDVASEIIPLREIQNNIETIDLSELAGLPVFRNEETDHSNVLEYLKGAGDLQQALADVRRYASDAQQFGAALDSLLNHGQQQPDAERLATAFHSALREFKSACDAYAVHSKGKLHIPSIESLETNLRHLIAHKTQLADWVRWVAVREEARALGLDPFLKALPTGQIENAKLDFRVAYFHWWLPLVIDASSELRGFRKWSHEDLIREFRKRDEAVQKMASNQVLIKTSHGLPARDSVPRRSELGTLRHQLGLQRPSLSIRKLLENTPTVFTKLAPCMLMSPLSVAQYLPADQTQFDVVIFDEASQITTWDAVGAIARAKQSIIVGDPKQLPPTNFFGRTDDEDEEDLAEYEKDLPSILEEASAAGLPEVQLNWHYRSRDESLISFSNHHYYGGRLITFPSPKTESDALVFHKSDGAYARGTGRTNITEAREIVGFARSRLERWLQLPKETRPTLGVITFNIQQQELILNLFDEARRSNPKLEWFFSENREEPVIVKNLENIQGDERDIMCFSITFGRDNGGKMSMSFGALNRDGGERRLNVAVTRARSEMHVFSSIEADDIDTSRTKALGVAHLKTFLDYAKRGPIALPCGAGRGDSVGDAESPFEEAVMSALQDKGWEIRPQIGVSDYRIDLGVVHPDHAGAYLAGVECDGATYHSSASARDRDKIRETVLCNLGWNIIRIWSTDWFMTPTEALKRVHTELEELLENSRQKEKALEAQAKEQSEQEEEWREVPEELVAETMKSQPEEEHVLQPRVSRQVKLPNVSNELELPYSDLEPPDQHSKYAKSTGVEDSTVSSNISPIKWPVQPDADRFFDAGYTPILCQLIDYLVEKEGPIEADRLARTICKAHGWKRTGANIRQQIDTCLGKNELRKEGKTTFIWSPGTYQEKVPYRTIEGRAVTDISRHELFGLIADHPELVMSKDRVRDLADILGVKRLSQKVNEYLASCLSTFFMS, encoded by the coding sequence ATGAATACGAACAGCACGCTCACTTTGGTAATATCCGCAGCCGAATGCATCAATTTTGCCTCCGCGCAAAATTCGGTTCCAATCCTGCGTAGCATCCAAATCCGCAACACCTCGGATGTGCCTGTTGAGAATATCACCCTGGAGCTCACTCCTCACCCTCCGTTTTGCCGGAACAAGACTTGGACCATCGACAGAATACATGCCAATAGCGACATATCCCTCTCCGACTTGCGATTGGAATACGACTTCGCTTTTTTCGATGGGCTCAACGAAGCTGAGCGTGGACAACTGACCTTCCGGCTTCGCCAGAACGAGGCGGCCTTGGGCGAACAGATTCTGCCCATCAGGCTTCTGGCGCGAGACGAATGGGGCGGCTTGGGCGAAATGGCCAGCATCCTCGCCGCGTTTGTCTCGCCGAACGATCCCGTTGTCGCAAAAGTTTGCAAACGGGCAAGTATACTCCTGGAAAAGGGTGGTCACAACGGGGCGCTCAACGGGTACCAGGATCAAAACCCCAAACGGGCGTACATGCTTGCTGCCGGCATATGGTCGGCCATCACCGAAAAGGCCCTGAGTTACGCGCAGCCTCCCGCCTCTTTTGAATCCAGAGGGCAGAAGGTCCGAGGGCCGCGGAGAATACACGACGAGGGGTTGGTCACCTGCCTCGACAGCTCGCTGCTATTTGCTGGTGCGCTTGAAGCGGCGGGGCTCAACCCTGTCATTATCTTTACCAAGGGACACGCCTTTACGGGCGTTTGGCTTGCGGACAAGCCCCTGCCCTCCATTGAAGAACCGGATGTCGTCGAACTCCGCAAAGCCATCGCGGCGCGTGAATTCGAGGCATTTGAAACGACCTTGGTAACAAGTCGCCCCGTCGCTGGCTTCACCCAGGCAGTTCAGAATGCCAGGGTGAAACTCAACGAAAAATACGAGATCGACTTCAAGCGTGCCGTGGACATCCGCAGGGCTCGTTTTGCAGGTGTCACTCCCCTCGCTGCCCATCATGTCGAAGAATCATCAAAGGAAGCCGCAGAGGAAGTTGCCCCGGCGGCTCTCCCGCCGGAACCGGACTTCGGCATGTTGCCGGGTGAAGTCATCGACGAAACGCCCCAGACACCTCAGGACAGGATAGACCGCTGGCAACGAAAACTCCTTGACCTGACCCTTCGAAATCGCCTCCTCAACTTCAAGGACACCAAGCAGACCATCCCGGTCTTGTGCCCGGATCTTCCGAGACTGGAAGACATGCTGGCGGACGGAAGCCGCTTCCGGGTCATATCCCTCAAGGATGAAAATCCTGTCGGCGCACGGGATCCGGAACTGTATCAACAACAATACGGCAAAGACATCCATGAAGAGTTCGCCAAGGATGCCCTGGAGCGCAAGCAGCTCTGTATCGACCTTACCGGAAACGAGATGCGCAACCGGCTGATCACGCTTTTCCGCAAGGCTAACAGCGAACTCGCGGAAGGCGGCGCCAACACCCTCTACCTGGCGGCGGGCTTCCTCAGGTGGAAGAAAACGGAAAACGACCCGACGCTGTATCGAGCCCCCATCCTCCTGCTCCCGGTTTCCCTGAAACGCCGTTCGGCGAAATCGGATTTTTATCTTGCACACCATGAGGATGACATCCGCATCAACTCGACCCTCCTTCAATTCTTGCAGCGGGATTTCGGACTCAGGGTCCCGTCCTTGGAAGGAGAGCTCCCAAAAGACGAATCAGGTATCGACGTCCCTTTGGTCTTCTCGCTCATGCGCCAGGCCGTGCGGGACATCCCAGGATTTGAAGTTGTTGAGGAGGAGGCGGCGTTTTCCACGTTTTCTTTTGCCAAGTATCTCATGTGGAAGGATTTGGTCGACCGAACCGAGGACCTGAGAAACAACCGGCTTGTCAAACATCTCATAGACTCGCCCGAGACTCCTTTTGTCCAAGCGTGTGACGGCCCCTGTCTTCCCCTGCCCAACGAGATCGACAAAAAGATCCCCCTGCATGACCTGCTGACTCCGCTTCCCGCCGACAGCTCCCAGTTGGCTGCCGTTGTTGCGGCCATGAACGGACACGACTTCGTTGTCATCGGCCCTCCCGGCACAGGGAAAAGCCAGACAATCGCCAACATGATCGCCCAGTGCCTCTCCGTGGGGAAACGCGTTCTTTTTGTGGCGGAGAAATCAGCGGCGCTGGACGTGGTTTACCGCCGATTGAAGGCATACGGGCTTGGCGACGTCTGCCTTGAACTCCACTCCAATAAATCCGACAGGAAACGTGTTCTGGCCCAACTGGGAGCCGCTTGGGAACGTAGTGAAAAATATGCGACGGATTCCTGGGACCGTGCAACAAGCCAACTTGAGGCGGCAAGAGACCAACTCAACAGGTATGTGGAACAACTTCATGCACCTGGTAGCCACGGCTTCAGTGTTTTCCAGGCCATCGGCGTTGTCGCCGGACATCGCCCACGGTTCACTCTCACGTTCGACAATCTCAATGCGCACGATCCGGGCATGTTCGCCAGGCTTGAGGAGACCGCAATACGCGCGGACAGAATTCACGCCATTGTCCGCGACTGCAAGGGATTCGACAGCATCGACGCTGAGGAATGGACGTTTTCTTGGCAAAACAGTCTGATTGAACACGCCGAATCAATTTTGGCTACTATTCCCCAACTCAAGGAAACCGCCGACGCCTTGGCGCATAAGATAGGGCTACCAAACGCTGAGGAAACAAATCTTGAGCGCATAAAGCAACTCAATCGATTCCATGAGGTTTGCCGGATCGCTTCCGGGCAGGACTACAGCAAGGTCGTCGATGCGGAATTGGGCCGTTTGGAAGAAGCCGCGGCATCTCTCGCCGCCGCCATCACCATCATTCGCCAGGCCCGGTCGAACCTCACGGCTAGCTACGAAAACGCCGAACTGAAACGCATCCCCGTGGACGACATCGACCGTCAATGGCGCGAGGCAAATGCCAAAATGTGGCCACTCTCGGCCTTCGGGCGCAGGCGAATCGGCAAACTTCTCCAAAGCTATGCAGCGGACGGCAAGGTGGATGTCGCTTCGGAAATAATTCCCCTGCGGGAAATCCAAAACAACATTGAAACCATCGACCTGAGCGAGCTGGCAGGGCTTCCGGTATTTCGAAACGAAGAAACCGACCATTCCAACGTATTGGAATATCTCAAAGGTGCTGGGGATCTGCAACAAGCGCTCGCCGATGTTCGGCGTTATGCCTCTGATGCCCAGCAGTTTGGAGCCGCATTGGACTCCCTGCTCAATCACGGGCAGCAACAACCTGACGCCGAACGCCTGGCAACGGCATTTCATTCAGCGCTCAGGGAATTCAAATCGGCCTGTGATGCCTACGCTGTTCACTCCAAAGGAAAGCTGCATATCCCGTCGATAGAGTCCCTTGAAACGAACCTACGACATTTGATTGCCCACAAGACACAACTGGCGGATTGGGTCCGTTGGGTGGCGGTCAGAGAGGAAGCACGGGCACTGGGCCTTGATCCGTTTCTGAAGGCACTACCAACCGGGCAGATCGAAAACGCCAAGTTGGATTTCCGGGTGGCATATTTCCATTGGTGGTTGCCCCTCGTCATAGACGCCAGTTCTGAGCTTCGTGGCTTCCGCAAATGGTCCCATGAAGATTTGATACGAGAGTTTCGCAAGAGGGACGAAGCCGTTCAAAAAATGGCCTCGAATCAGGTATTGATTAAGACATCGCATGGGCTTCCCGCCAGGGATAGCGTCCCTCGCCGCTCGGAATTGGGAACATTGAGGCACCAGCTTGGGCTGCAACGGCCGAGCCTTTCCATCCGTAAATTGCTCGAAAACACGCCAACCGTGTTCACGAAGCTGGCACCATGCATGCTCATGTCACCGCTTTCAGTGGCTCAATACCTTCCCGCTGACCAGACTCAATTTGATGTGGTCATTTTCGATGAAGCCTCCCAGATCACGACGTGGGATGCGGTCGGGGCTATTGCCAGGGCCAAACAATCCATCATCGTGGGCGACCCGAAACAGTTGCCACCCACCAACTTCTTCGGCCGTACCGATGACGAGGACGAGGAAGACCTTGCCGAATATGAAAAAGACCTGCCCAGTATTCTCGAAGAAGCCAGTGCGGCTGGCCTGCCGGAAGTCCAATTGAACTGGCATTACCGAAGCCGAGATGAGTCGTTGATCTCGTTCTCGAACCATCACTATTATGGTGGTAGGCTCATCACCTTCCCTTCGCCCAAAACAGAATCAGATGCCCTTGTTTTTCACAAAAGCGACGGCGCGTATGCGAGAGGCACGGGCCGTACCAACATCACGGAAGCGAGAGAAATCGTCGGGTTTGCCAGGTCACGACTGGAACGCTGGCTACAACTCCCAAAGGAGACGCGACCGACCCTCGGCGTCATCACATTCAACATTCAGCAACAGGAACTGATCCTCAATCTTTTTGACGAGGCCCGACGCTCCAACCCGAAACTCGAGTGGTTCTTCAGCGAAAATCGGGAAGAACCGGTCATCGTCAAGAACCTGGAAAACATTCAGGGCGACGAACGGGACATCATGTGCTTCTCCATTACCTTCGGAAGAGACAATGGAGGCAAAATGTCAATGAGTTTCGGCGCGCTCAATCGGGATGGAGGAGAAAGACGCCTAAACGTCGCCGTAACGCGCGCCCGATCCGAAATGCATGTCTTCTCATCAATTGAGGCCGATGACATCGACACATCGCGGACCAAGGCCCTTGGCGTGGCCCATCTCAAGACCTTTCTTGACTACGCCAAGCGAGGCCCGATAGCGCTCCCGTGCGGTGCGGGTAGGGGTGATTCCGTTGGTGATGCGGAGAGTCCGTTTGAAGAAGCCGTCATGTCCGCTCTTCAAGACAAGGGCTGGGAGATACGACCTCAAATCGGTGTTTCCGATTACCGAATCGACCTGGGCGTGGTCCATCCCGATCACGCAGGTGCCTACCTGGCGGGCGTTGAGTGTGACGGCGCAACCTACCACAGTTCCGCAAGCGCACGGGATCGAGACAAAATCCGTGAGACGGTCCTATGTAACCTCGGGTGGAACATCATCCGCATATGGTCAACAGACTGGTTCATGACTCCTACGGAAGCGCTCAAACGGGTTCATACAGAACTTGAGGAGCTTCTCGAAAACTCCCGCCAAAAGGAGAAGGCACTAGAAGCCCAGGCCAAAGAACAATCCGAGCAAGAAGAGGAATGGAGGGAGGTGCCCGAAGAGCTTGTTGCGGAAACCATGAAATCACAACCGGAAGAAGAGCATGTTTTGCAGCCTCGGGTTTCAAGACAAGTCAAGCTTCCCAATGTAAGCAATGAACTTGAGCTTCCGTATTCTGATCTGGAACCACCAGATCAACACTCAAAATATGCCAAATCAACCGGGGTGGAGGATTCGACGGTCTCAAGTAATATCTCGCCTATCAAATGGCCCGTCCAACCGGATGCGGACCGTTTCTTCGATGCCGGATACACACCGATTCTCTGTCAACTGATCGACTATCTGGTAGAGAAAGAAGGCCCCATTGAGGCCGACCGACTGGCCCGGACTATCTGCAAAGCCCACGGCTGGAAAAGAACCGGTGCCAACATCCGGCAGCAAATCGACACCTGCCTCGGCAAAAATGAACTCCGCAAGGAAGGTAAGACGACTTTTATCTGGTCACCTGGAACTTATCAGGAAAAGGTCCCTTATAGGACCATCGAAGGTAGAGCCGTCACAGACATCTCGCGCCACGAACTATTCGGGCTTATAGCTGACCATCCTGAGCTTGTGATGAGCAAAGACCGAGTCCGGGACTTGGCGGATATCCTGGGGGTTAAGCGGCTCTCGCAGAAGGTTAATGAGTACCTCGCCAGCTGTCTTTCAACCTTCTTCATGAGCTAG
- a CDS encoding transposase, with product MSKRRRFSAEFKAKIALDALSGEMTLSELASKYKIHPNQVST from the coding sequence ATGTCCAAGAGAAGACGCTTTTCAGCAGAGTTCAAGGCCAAGATTGCGCTTGATGCATTATCGGGCGAGATGACGCTCTCAGAGCTGGCCAGCAAGTACAAAATTCACCCCAATCAAGTCTCGACTTGA
- a CDS encoding PD-(D/E)XK nuclease family protein, with the protein MKIHVGYHFDGGSFPDELGTDVAAEGVITTGPLGLISILETRLGLVGPKPGQPIRIARYLAAMETRCKMGDPFYKKSFEADGWSSARSLLALRDQLRLSGWDGSDMGGSARLADMVALEKESDILPGLAERIEEILGALATYGISGISEIALNGHEQVEWPSCWRRLFAALEAADVSIDVVQPEYSSGTSSDLELLHRALCAQDIGDAAFQADGSLICLSASTALEAADALGAWLSAEETTEGTVAIVAESVTEVLDAAMRRYGLPRPGGGGRSQWRAALQLLPLGLGIHWAPFDPQRYLEFLTAPICPLHPAMAGRLVRALEKSPGLGGKQWLGALAKCEEWAKKRENADELLEALRFWTEVKRVSPHAGLDVETIRTVCQRLSDWSAKGARSREGGLMGAVSGMALELAEAARATGRQAIPKSQLDRMLDSVIGGGAAVADRAEASPWVVLSHPGQIGGNIDTVIWWNFSMTGLPSGRLPWTNGEVEALSKAGVHMDDVDLQRNLELSSWQQVACNAGKRLVLVMPEQDGGEPLAPHPFWENIVAAMNLSEETDIPAMTISASQLRRGNGALLERSISLDPLPENAALEFQEAWQAPKDVIERRKKESPSGMSQLIKCPLAWVLNHVLKISATGSPTLAEGNQLIGSFCHSIVEDLINESRCWKPEDAVARAMTLFESRLKEMAASYLLPGMETKREQLRYGLRRAVFDLFNRIEGAKLSIVESEREVERIDAGGQTYRGYVDISLEDTKGNPVVWDMKWTNKSKYRREELEKGIALQLAAYCWMLDKDDLPAFGAYYMLAQAQLISSSAPWLPPEDVVDSDLKATWEMVRERYDAIIDRLMTGDVEAVAPSDDGEEKEFDFGTGCFFCDYAMVCGVGYE; encoded by the coding sequence ATGAAAATACATGTCGGATATCATTTTGACGGTGGGAGCTTCCCGGATGAGCTGGGAACAGATGTCGCTGCAGAGGGGGTAATCACGACCGGCCCGCTCGGCTTGATAAGTATCCTTGAAACCCGTTTGGGGCTGGTTGGGCCTAAGCCGGGGCAGCCGATTCGCATTGCCCGCTATTTGGCTGCAATGGAAACTCGTTGCAAAATGGGCGATCCCTTTTACAAAAAATCCTTTGAAGCAGACGGCTGGTCTTCAGCAAGGAGCTTGCTCGCCTTGCGGGATCAACTCCGATTGTCCGGATGGGACGGCAGCGATATGGGGGGCTCGGCGCGATTGGCCGACATGGTCGCTCTTGAGAAGGAATCGGACATTTTGCCGGGCCTTGCGGAGCGTATTGAAGAGATTCTCGGGGCTCTCGCCACGTATGGCATTTCAGGGATTTCAGAAATAGCTCTAAATGGGCATGAGCAAGTGGAATGGCCGTCCTGCTGGCGCAGGCTTTTTGCCGCACTGGAAGCGGCGGATGTCAGCATCGACGTGGTTCAGCCCGAATATTCCTCGGGCACTTCCTCTGATCTGGAACTGTTACACCGGGCCCTTTGCGCTCAGGATATTGGCGACGCAGCTTTTCAGGCGGACGGTTCGCTGATTTGCTTGAGCGCATCCACGGCCCTGGAGGCTGCCGATGCCTTGGGCGCGTGGCTTTCCGCCGAAGAAACCACGGAAGGAACCGTAGCCATTGTAGCAGAGTCCGTAACAGAAGTTCTCGATGCCGCCATGCGTCGATATGGTTTGCCTCGTCCTGGCGGCGGAGGTCGATCCCAATGGCGGGCGGCGTTGCAGTTGTTGCCCTTGGGGTTGGGCATTCATTGGGCTCCATTCGATCCGCAACGCTATCTGGAATTTTTGACTGCCCCGATTTGTCCCTTGCATCCGGCCATGGCTGGTCGGCTTGTCCGCGCCCTTGAAAAGTCCCCTGGTCTGGGAGGGAAACAATGGCTTGGGGCCCTTGCCAAGTGTGAAGAGTGGGCGAAGAAGCGAGAAAATGCAGACGAGTTGCTGGAGGCTCTGCGTTTTTGGACCGAGGTCAAAAGGGTTTCGCCTCATGCCGGTTTGGATGTGGAGACGATCCGAACCGTCTGCCAACGTCTGAGCGACTGGTCCGCAAAGGGCGCAAGGTCCCGGGAAGGTGGGCTGATGGGCGCGGTTTCCGGCATGGCGTTGGAACTTGCCGAAGCCGCGAGGGCAACAGGCCGACAGGCCATCCCAAAATCGCAATTGGACCGGATGCTTGATTCGGTCATAGGCGGCGGTGCCGCAGTTGCAGACAGGGCCGAAGCTTCGCCGTGGGTTGTCTTGTCGCATCCGGGGCAGATCGGCGGGAACATCGATACAGTCATTTGGTGGAATTTTTCCATGACGGGACTGCCGTCCGGGCGTTTGCCGTGGACCAATGGCGAAGTGGAAGCCCTAAGCAAGGCCGGTGTCCACATGGATGATGTTGATTTACAACGGAACCTGGAGCTTTCATCCTGGCAACAGGTTGCGTGTAATGCCGGTAAGCGGCTGGTCCTGGTCATGCCGGAACAGGACGGAGGCGAACCGCTGGCCCCGCATCCCTTCTGGGAAAACATCGTTGCCGCCATGAATCTTTCCGAAGAGACGGATATCCCGGCCATGACGATATCGGCTTCACAGCTTCGTCGTGGTAACGGCGCACTGTTGGAAAGATCCATTTCCCTTGATCCCTTGCCGGAAAATGCGGCCCTGGAATTTCAGGAGGCATGGCAGGCTCCGAAAGACGTCATTGAAAGACGGAAAAAGGAATCGCCGTCGGGGATGTCGCAACTCATCAAGTGCCCTCTGGCCTGGGTGCTCAATCATGTGCTCAAGATCAGCGCCACCGGCAGCCCGACGCTTGCCGAGGGGAATCAACTCATCGGTTCGTTTTGCCATTCCATTGTCGAGGATCTGATCAACGAATCCCGCTGTTGGAAGCCGGAAGACGCTGTTGCCCGGGCAATGACCTTGTTTGAATCCCGGCTCAAGGAAATGGCGGCATCATATCTCCTGCCCGGCATGGAAACCAAACGGGAGCAACTCCGTTACGGGCTTCGCCGTGCGGTCTTCGATTTGTTCAACCGCATCGAGGGCGCAAAGCTCTCAATCGTCGAAAGCGAAAGGGAAGTTGAGCGGATTGACGCGGGAGGCCAGACATATCGGGGTTACGTCGATATCAGCCTTGAGGATACCAAGGGCAATCCCGTCGTCTGGGATATGAAGTGGACCAACAAGAGCAAGTACCGGCGTGAGGAATTGGAAAAGGGCATCGCCCTCCAACTGGCGGCCTATTGCTGGATGCTCGACAAGGACGACCTCCCTGCGTTCGGCGCCTATTACATGCTGGCCCAGGCTCAACTCATTTCCTCCTCGGCCCCATGGCTCCCTCCGGAAGACGTTGTTGATTCCGATTTGAAAGCCACATGGGAGATGGTGCGGGAACGATACGACGCCATCATTGATCGCCTGATGACCGGGGATGTGGAGGCCGTCGCGCCCAGTGACGACGGCGAGGAGAAGGAGTTCGATTTCGGCACAGGCTGCTTCTTCTGTGATTACGCGATGGTTTGCGGGGTTGGATATGAGTAA